The nucleotide window CGCTTCCTTCAATGTCCAGAACCGATAAAAAAGCGATTGTTTCAAAGAGATGTCTGCCCGGGCAATGGCCTGGGCTTCCTGGTTTGAAAAAAACCGGTCTGCAATGGATAAATTTATGGAGCGCTGCATATCTTCGATGTCCACACCAATGTCATGTGTCAGGGTCAGGGCACAAACCACGACATGACCGCTGTGGGAAAGGTTGAAGCCAATGGGCAGATCGGTGATGCCACCAGCCAGTGCGGGTTTACCATATCTGTTTTCAGTGAAATGAATGGCATCTGGGTCTCGGCCGATGCACCGGGCCAGGATCTGTTTCAAAAATACCCGCGCCGCCCGGCGGGCATGCCGGTCTTTTTCAAATACAAACCGGTCGATCTTCTGTTTTTCCTTTTCATTGAGCAGGTTTTCCAAAGACCGCTTCTGCGCTGTATCCCGGGACGGACCGATACGGGTATAAAAAAAACGAATCTGCCCGGGTGTCAACGACAATGGATCCAAAAGATCTTCGCTCCATCAAATTTAAATTTGTATCTGAAAAATGCTTTGCCGTATATTAACATGATTGGTATGTTTGCACAGTATCGTTTTGACACATTGGAAAAAATGCCATGGAACTTTTGAAAACTATATTCGGGTATGATGATTTCCGGCCGTTGCAAAAGCAGATCATCGACCACATCCTGGCAAAAAAAGACACCCTGGTGGTGCTTCCCACCGGCGGCGGTAAATCGTTGTGCTTTCAGCTGCCGGCCCTGATGTTTGACGGGCTCACCATTGTGGTGTCCCCCTTGATCTCCTTGATGAAGGACCAGGTGGACCAGCTGCAGGAGATGGGGGTTTCAGCCGTATGCCTGAACTCCAGCCTGCCGGCGGACCAGTACCGGCACCATATGTCTCTGATCCGTCAGAACCAGGTCAAACTGCTGTATATCGCCCCGGAATCCCTGGTCCGGCCTCAGATCCTGGAGATGCTTGGCGCCGTGACCGTGGACTGCCTGGCCATTGACGAAGCTCACTGCATTTCCGCCTGGGGCCATGATTTCCGGCCGGAATACCGGCTCCTGGCACAGATCCGGCCCCGGTTTCCGGAAGCGGTCTGCGCCGCGTTCACGGCCACGGCCACCCCGGCAGTACAAAAAGACATCCAGGCCAGTCTGGGGTTTTCAGCGGATACCGGTTTCAAACCATTCATCGGCAGTTTTGACCGGGAAAACCTGCGGATCCGGGTGATATTCAAGGACAACCCGTTGCAGCAGACCCTGGGTTTTCTTGAAGCGCATAAACAGGATTCCGGTATCATCTACTGTTTATCCAGAAAACAGGTGGATGCGTTGGCTGATCAACTGGCCGTACAAGGGTTTTTGGTCCGGCCCTATCATGCCGGCCTGGATGACACGAAACGAAACCGGTTTCAGACCGAATTCATCCGGGATGACGTCCGGATCATCGTGGCCACCATCGCATTCGGCATGGGCATTGACAAGCCCAATGTCCGGTTTGTACTTCATTATGACCTGCCCAAAAGCGTTGAAAACTATTATCAGGAGATCGGCCGGGCCGGGCGGGACGGCCTGGACGCCGAATGTCTGCTTTTGTTCTCCCATGCCGATATCCCTCGGTTAAAATCGCTTGTCACCGGCCCGGATGAGCAGCAGAACCGGGCTGCCTGGTTTCACCTGGAGGACATGGTGCGGTTCGCGGAAGCCCAAGACTGCCGTAAAAAAAGGCTGCTGGCTTATTTCGGGGAAACCGCGGCAACCGATGACTGCGGCATGTGCGACAACTGCCTGGCACCGGCAGACCAGGTCCAGGACCTCACCATCGAAGCCCAGAAATTTCTGTCCTGTGTGAAACGCACGGGGGAACGGTTCGGGGCCGGCCATATTATTGACGTACTCCGGGGTGCGGAAACCAAAAAAATCTTTCAGTTCAGACACCACCTGCTGTCCACCTACGGCATTGGAAAAGAGGTGTCCAAAAAACAGTGGTTCTATCTTTCCCGGCAGTTTCAAAGCAAGGGGTTTGTCCAGAGGGAAGACAACTACGGCGGTCTGACCCTCACCCCGGAAGCCTGGGGGGTATTGAAAAAAGAAACCCGGGTGTCCGGATGGCTGGATCCCCGGCACCGGCTTTCCCAGTCAAGCGAGGCGGCAACCGGTACCGGACACGCCGAATCAACGCCCCACCCCCATCACCCGGACCTGTTCGAATTGCTGCGCCAGAAACGCAAAGAACTGGCGGATGAGGCCGGTGTGCCCCCCTATGCCGTGTTTCCCGACAAAACTTTGATGGAGCTGGCCACGTTTTTCCCCAGAACGGAAACCGACTTTCTGAACACGTTTGGTGTAGGCAAAACCAAGCTGGAAAAATACGGCCCGGATTTCATGGCGCTCATCGCAGAGTTCTGCACCACTCATGCCATTTCCGATGTGCCGGAACGAAAGCCCCCTGCTTTCGCTGTCACAGAAAGCATTCCAAAAGAAAAACGCCATGTTCAGGTGGGCCGGCTGTATCATGACGGCATGTCTGTCAAGGATATCGCCGAACAGTTTCATGTGAAACAAATCACCATCATCCACCATCTGTTCCGATATTTCCAGGATGGAAACCGGATCCAAGCCGGACATGTCATTGATGAATGCCCGGTGCCGCCCGATGCTCAGGAAAAAGTGCGCCAGGCCTTTGACACCCATGGATATCAGTTTCTCAAACCGGTGTTTGAAGCCATGGACCGGGAAATCCCCTATGATGACCTGCATCTGATGCGGCTGTATTATCTGTATGTCAATGAGATTGCGCCGCCGTCAAAATAAAATATTTTGCTGCCGACCCGTTCATCCGACGCGCTATATATCCATTGACATTCCCCAACAGATATGATTGAGATGAAAAGTGCACGACTTAGGAGAGACCAATTTCCTCCATATTCGGCGCCAACGCCCGGATTTCCAACCAACAGGACAACAGGTGATATCATGGATGTACAATACAACCGGACGATCCAGACCCTGGAGCGGCTGCGGGCCGAATCCACTGCTGCTGGGGGGCCTGACAAAATCAGCCGGCAGCACGCCCAGGGAAAGCTGACAGCCAGAGAACGGATCCTTCTGCTTCTGGACAAAGGGAGTTTCGAGGAATTCGATGTGCTCAAGACGGGCCGGGGCAGTGCCCTGGGAGATGCCCGGACCTACCTGGGTGACGGGGTGGTCACCGGCCACGGGAACATCGACGGCCGGGAAGTGTTCGTGTTCAGCCAGGATTTCACCGTGATCGGCGGGTCTCTGGGGGAGGCCCATTCCCAGAAGATCTGCAAGGTCATGGACATGGCCGTGAAGGTAGGCGCGCCCATTATCGGGCTGAACGATTCCGGCGGTGCCCGGATCCAGGAAGGAGTGGACTCCCTGGCCGCCTATGGCGAAATTTTTCACCGCAATGTCCGGGCCAGCGGCGTGGTGCCCCAGATATCCTGCATCATGGGGCCGTGTGCCGGTGGGGCCGTGTACAGCCCGTCCATCACGGATTTCGTGTTCATGGTCCAGGACTCTTCCTACATGTTTGTCACCGGCCCCAACGTGGTGAAAACCGTGACCCACCAGGATATCACCGCCGAAGAACTGGGTGGTGCGGGAATGCATGCAAAAAAAAGCGGGGTGGCCCATTTCACGGCCCCCAACGATATCCTGTGCCTGCGGGAAATCCGCCGACTCATCAGCTACCTGCCCTCCAACAACCGGCAGGGCGCACCCATCCTGAATCTGCGTGATCCAGCGGACCGAATTGATCCGGCCCTGGACTACCTGGTTCCGGAAAATACCAGCCAGGCCTATGACATGAATGTGCTGATCCACAGCATCCTGGATGGGGCCGAGTTCATGGAAGTCCACCCCCAGTTCGCCCGGAACATCATCTGCGGGTTCGGCCGTATGGGAGGACAGACCGTGGGCCTGGTGGCTAACCAGCCGGCCGTGCTGGCCGGGGTGCTGGACACGGAAGCCTCTTTCAAGGCCGGGCGGTTCGTTCGGTTCTGCGACGCATTTAACATTCCGCTGATCGCCCTGGTGGATGTCCCGGGCTTCATGCCCGGCCCGGACCAGGAGCAGGGCGGCATCATTCGTCACGGCGCCAAACTGCTTTACGCGTTTACTGAGGCTACGGTGCCGCGCATCTCCGTGATTGTGCGTAAAGCTTACGGCGGGGCCTATCTGGTGATGAACTCCAAACATATCCATTGTGACGTGAACTATGCCTGGCCCACGGCTGAAATCGCGGTGATGGGCCCCAAGGGCGCGGTGGAACTGATCCATCGCAAAGAGATCCAGACGTCCGCAGACCCGGAAACCGTGCTCCATGATAAAATGGAGCAGTACCGGCGCACCTTTGCCAATCCGTTTCTGGCGGCCCAGCGGGGCTATATTGATGACGTGATTTTTCCCAGAGACACGCGGCACCGCCTGATAAGGACCCTTCAGGTGCTGGAGGGCAAAAAAGCAGCCCGTCTTGACAAAAAACACGGAAACATCCCTTTGTGAGGTGCGCCATGTTCGATTCCATTTTGATTGCCAACCGGGGAGAGATTGCCGTGCGGATCATCCGCACCTGTAAACGCCTGGGCATCCGGACCGTTGCGGTCTATTCCGATGCAGACACCCGCAGCCTGCACCGGCAGATGGCGGATGAGGCCGTGTATATCGGCAAATCTCCGGCAGCGGAATCTTACCTGAACCAGGAAAAAATCCTGTCCGCTGCCAGGGATTCCGGGTGCCGGGCGGTTCATCCCGGTTACGGGTTTTTGTCGGAAAACACCCGGTTTGCCGAATCGGTCCAGGCCGCCGGTCTGGAGTTCATCGGACCGCCTTCCCAGGCCATCGCCCTGATGGGAGACAAAATCGCCTCCAAAGATCTGGCGGTCAAGGCCGGAGTGCCGGTGATTCCCGGCCATACCCGGGTCCTGGAAGACGTGGACGAAGCGTTGTCCATCGCCCGGGAGATCGGATACCCGGTGCTGCTTAAGCCGGCGGCAGGCGGCGGAGGCAAGGGCATGCGTATCGTGGCCGGCCCGGATCAGATGGCCGATGCCCTGTCGGCCAGCCGCCAGGAAACCCGCAAGGCGTTCGGCGACACCCGGATCTTCATGGAGCGGTATATCCAACAGCCCCGGCACGTGGAGATCCAGGTGCTGGCCGATGCATTCGGCCATGTCGTTTTTCTGGGAGAACGGGAGTGCTCCATCCAGCGGCGGTATCAGAAAATCATCGAGGAATCTCCGTCTCCAGGAGTGAGTCCTGACCTGCGGCAGCGCATGGGACTTTCAGCCTGCGACCTGGCCCGCCAGGCCGGGTATGTCAATGCAGGCACGGTGGAGTTTGTGCTGGCGCCTGACGGCAAATTTTATTTTCTGGAAATGAACACCCGGCTGCAGGTGGAGCATCCGGTCACGGAAATGGTCACCGGACTGGACCTGGTGGAACTCCAGCTGCGCATCGCCGCCAAAGAACCATTGCCCTTTGACCAGGCAGGGGTGAACTTTTCCGGCTGGGCCATGGAAGCCCGCATCTGCGCTGAAGACCCGGCCCGGGGATTTGCGCCGGCCACCGGCATGATCACCCGGTATGCCGAACCCGGAGGGGAAGCCGTGCGGGTGGACAGCGGCGTGGATACCGGCAGCAAGATCGGGGTCCATTATGATTCCATGCTGGCCAAGGTGATCTGCCACGGAAAAAATCGGGAAGGGGCCCGGATGGCTTTGATCGAGGCACTCAACGGATATCATATCGAAGGGGTGGTCACCAACATCGATTTTGCCAACAGTGTGCTGTGCGAGCCGGCATTTGCCGCAGGCGAACTGGACACCGGGTTTATCGACCGCCATTTTGACGGCCATCTTTCCTTGTCCCCTCCAGATGAAGGGCATCTGAAGCTGTCCGCCCTGACCGCGGCCTTAGTGTATCACGTCCGCAACATTTTGGTCCGGGAATCCGTCAAATCCATGGTGACCCGCATCGGTGGCGGGAAAGGCATCACCGGCACCCATCACTATGTGGTCAGATCTGAAACAGCCGTGTATGAGATACAGATGGAAAAAGGGCCGGATGGAAACCAGTGGATTATCTGTGTCAACCAGGACCGGATGGTGGTGGAACCCCCTGACTTCGAATTTTACCGCCGCCGCCTCAAGCTGAAAATCGATGGGCGGTATCACCGGTTCCGGCTGCGCTACGACCGCTCTTTTTTCTGGATCGCATTTTGCGGCCTCATCCGGCTGTTCGAGGTCTACCGTCCCGAAGAATGGGAACTGATCGGGTACATGCCCGCCGGAAAAGAGGCCCTGCCATCTGATGAACTGCCGTGTCCCATGCCCGGCCTGGTGGTGGATGTGCCTGTGAAAAAAGGGGACCGCGTCACCCGGGGTCAGAATCTGGTTACCCTGGAATCCATGAAAATGGAAAGCGGTGTGGCCTCCCCTGTGGACGGTACGATCGCCGAAGTACTGGTGACACAAGGGGATGCCGTGGATGCCGGGGATGTGCTGGTGCGGTTCATGAAACACCACACATGACGTATCAGTGCCTATCCCCGGGAAAGCCCAGGCGACGATCATAGATCGCTTTGACCTCATCGGTCATTGCTTTGAACCGGCCGGCCGGGACCTGTAATGGTTTTTCCTGCAGGGTCAGCCGGTGGACCACCTGGCGCAGGGTGATATATGCTTTCTGAAGGATGCCGCTTTCCTCTCCGGAAATCAGCCCTTCACAGCTCAATCCTTCCAGAAGCCGGACATTGTCCGTCCACACTGTGACATCCGGATGATCGCCCCCGTGCCTCAAGGTCAGATACTGCACCAGAAATTCAATATCCACGATGCCGCCGAACCCCTGTTTGAGGTCGAATAGACCGGATTCTGTTTTGAGACGCTGGGTGCGCATGCGTTCGCGCATCTCCCGGACCGCGTGTTTTAGTTCTTCGGCCGGCCGGGATCTGCACAGGATTTTCTCCCGGATCTCATGGAACCGGTCCATCAGGGACCGGTCTCCGGTAATAGGCCGGGCCCGGATCAGTGCCTGGTGTTCCCAGGTCCAGGCCTGGGTGTCCATATACTCTTCAAACGCCTCGATATGGGAAACGATCATGCCGGCATCGCCCCCGGGCCGCAGGCGCATGTCTGCCCCATAAAGTGTGCCGGCCGGGGTGTGCATGGTCAGGGCGTGGATGATGCGCTGTCCCAGATTGCCATAGAACCGGACCGTTTCAATGGACCGTTCCCCACCTTGCGTATCCCCATGCTCCCCATGGTACAGAAAGACCAGATCCAGGTCGGACTTGTACCCCATCTCCAGCCCGCCCACCTTGCCGTAGGCCACAATGGCGAATCCGCAGTCATCGATGCCGTTCCCTGTCAGGTGAGGCGGAACCCCGTATCTGGTGGAAACAATGTGCCAGGCGATTTGCAGGATCCGGGTCAGAACAGTTTCCGCAATATAGGTAAGATGGTCGCTGACCTTCATTAACGGGTAATTCCCACTCACATCCGCTGCTGCCACCCGCAGGGTATTGACCTGACGGAAAATGTTCAACTCCTCCAGCAGGTACTCCTGATCATGGGGATCGATCTTGGCCATCCGGACCGCCATCTCTTTTTCCAG belongs to Desulfotignum phosphitoxidans DSM 13687 and includes:
- a CDS encoding 4'-phosphopantetheinyl transferase family protein, whose product is MDPLSLTPGQIRFFYTRIGPSRDTAQKRSLENLLNEKEKQKIDRFVFEKDRHARRAARVFLKQILARCIGRDPDAIHFTENRYGKPALAGGITDLPIGFNLSHSGHVVVCALTLTHDIGVDIEDMQRSINLSIADRFFSNQEAQAIARADISLKQSLFYRFWTLKEAYAKATGRGLAIGLDQFSFVLDRPDIRVMFHSPSQEDSGHWQFFQFSPVPGYMAAVGVNKNTGPPLTLSVHPWVWD
- the recQ gene encoding DNA helicase RecQ; its protein translation is MELLKTIFGYDDFRPLQKQIIDHILAKKDTLVVLPTGGGKSLCFQLPALMFDGLTIVVSPLISLMKDQVDQLQEMGVSAVCLNSSLPADQYRHHMSLIRQNQVKLLYIAPESLVRPQILEMLGAVTVDCLAIDEAHCISAWGHDFRPEYRLLAQIRPRFPEAVCAAFTATATPAVQKDIQASLGFSADTGFKPFIGSFDRENLRIRVIFKDNPLQQTLGFLEAHKQDSGIIYCLSRKQVDALADQLAVQGFLVRPYHAGLDDTKRNRFQTEFIRDDVRIIVATIAFGMGIDKPNVRFVLHYDLPKSVENYYQEIGRAGRDGLDAECLLLFSHADIPRLKSLVTGPDEQQNRAAWFHLEDMVRFAEAQDCRKKRLLAYFGETAATDDCGMCDNCLAPADQVQDLTIEAQKFLSCVKRTGERFGAGHIIDVLRGAETKKIFQFRHHLLSTYGIGKEVSKKQWFYLSRQFQSKGFVQREDNYGGLTLTPEAWGVLKKETRVSGWLDPRHRLSQSSEAATGTGHAESTPHPHHPDLFELLRQKRKELADEAGVPPYAVFPDKTLMELATFFPRTETDFLNTFGVGKTKLEKYGPDFMALIAEFCTTHAISDVPERKPPAFAVTESIPKEKRHVQVGRLYHDGMSVKDIAEQFHVKQITIIHHLFRYFQDGNRIQAGHVIDECPVPPDAQEKVRQAFDTHGYQFLKPVFEAMDREIPYDDLHLMRLYYLYVNEIAPPSK
- a CDS encoding acyl-CoA carboxylase subunit beta yields the protein MDVQYNRTIQTLERLRAESTAAGGPDKISRQHAQGKLTARERILLLLDKGSFEEFDVLKTGRGSALGDARTYLGDGVVTGHGNIDGREVFVFSQDFTVIGGSLGEAHSQKICKVMDMAVKVGAPIIGLNDSGGARIQEGVDSLAAYGEIFHRNVRASGVVPQISCIMGPCAGGAVYSPSITDFVFMVQDSSYMFVTGPNVVKTVTHQDITAEELGGAGMHAKKSGVAHFTAPNDILCLREIRRLISYLPSNNRQGAPILNLRDPADRIDPALDYLVPENTSQAYDMNVLIHSILDGAEFMEVHPQFARNIICGFGRMGGQTVGLVANQPAVLAGVLDTEASFKAGRFVRFCDAFNIPLIALVDVPGFMPGPDQEQGGIIRHGAKLLYAFTEATVPRISVIVRKAYGGAYLVMNSKHIHCDVNYAWPTAEIAVMGPKGAVELIHRKEIQTSADPETVLHDKMEQYRRTFANPFLAAQRGYIDDVIFPRDTRHRLIRTLQVLEGKKAARLDKKHGNIPL
- a CDS encoding acetyl/propionyl/methylcrotonyl-CoA carboxylase subunit alpha; translation: MFDSILIANRGEIAVRIIRTCKRLGIRTVAVYSDADTRSLHRQMADEAVYIGKSPAAESYLNQEKILSAARDSGCRAVHPGYGFLSENTRFAESVQAAGLEFIGPPSQAIALMGDKIASKDLAVKAGVPVIPGHTRVLEDVDEALSIAREIGYPVLLKPAAGGGGKGMRIVAGPDQMADALSASRQETRKAFGDTRIFMERYIQQPRHVEIQVLADAFGHVVFLGERECSIQRRYQKIIEESPSPGVSPDLRQRMGLSACDLARQAGYVNAGTVEFVLAPDGKFYFLEMNTRLQVEHPVTEMVTGLDLVELQLRIAAKEPLPFDQAGVNFSGWAMEARICAEDPARGFAPATGMITRYAEPGGEAVRVDSGVDTGSKIGVHYDSMLAKVICHGKNREGARMALIEALNGYHIEGVVTNIDFANSVLCEPAFAAGELDTGFIDRHFDGHLSLSPPDEGHLKLSALTAALVYHVRNILVRESVKSMVTRIGGGKGITGTHHYVVRSETAVYEIQMEKGPDGNQWIICVNQDRMVVEPPDFEFYRRRLKLKIDGRYHRFRLRYDRSFFWIAFCGLIRLFEVYRPEEWELIGYMPAGKEALPSDELPCPMPGLVVDVPVKKGDRVTRGQNLVTLESMKMESGVASPVDGTIAEVLVTQGDAVDAGDVLVRFMKHHT